One segment of Methanoculleus taiwanensis DNA contains the following:
- a CDS encoding chloride channel protein, which translates to MRRSDDSTGRESLRFILIAALIALAAAGGMVVFLEVQSAAEALIWPESPPIPFFALLLTTAGGLLVGLCLHHFGDHVLLLQQSLAAFRKTGRFEPRHLPAGLLAIYLSLIFGASLGPEVAAIDMGGSTGTLAGDRLQSRVRTLSIAGIIGALAGFAIYLQITKTAGGALYPLPPMGEFLPLYLLYAAVLGLAGAAAGVLFVAAYHFFSRLLSPLAGRHLILGVAGGVGLGIAGTIFPLVLFSGQNEFKTVLETGAAAGAVVLLLLAAAKIFASTWCMATLFKGGPIFPLIFAGGTLGLAVNALFPAVPLAVAVPAVMAGMIVCVLKMPAAVIPIVAVIFLQWEILIVVAIAALAGYYATRSVMMFPPEGEGAGK; encoded by the coding sequence GTGAGGAGATCAGACGACTCCACCGGCCGCGAATCTCTCCGCTTCATCCTCATCGCCGCCCTGATTGCTCTCGCAGCTGCCGGAGGAATGGTGGTCTTTCTCGAGGTGCAGAGTGCCGCGGAGGCTCTGATATGGCCGGAATCTCCTCCCATCCCTTTTTTTGCCCTGCTCCTCACAACCGCCGGCGGCCTCCTCGTGGGGCTCTGCCTGCACCACTTCGGCGATCACGTGCTGCTGCTCCAGCAGAGCCTCGCAGCATTCCGGAAGACCGGCCGTTTCGAGCCCCGGCACCTCCCCGCCGGACTGCTTGCCATTTATCTCTCACTGATCTTCGGGGCGAGTCTCGGGCCTGAGGTGGCGGCCATCGATATGGGCGGGAGCACGGGCACCCTGGCTGGCGATCGGCTGCAGAGCCGGGTGCGGACGCTCTCGATCGCCGGTATCATCGGTGCCCTGGCCGGGTTTGCTATCTACCTCCAGATCACCAAGACCGCAGGCGGCGCCCTGTATCCGCTTCCCCCGATGGGGGAGTTTCTCCCGCTCTACCTGCTCTACGCCGCGGTTCTCGGCCTCGCCGGTGCTGCGGCGGGCGTCCTCTTCGTCGCCGCCTACCACTTCTTCAGCCGCCTGCTCTCGCCTCTCGCCGGGCGGCACCTGATCCTGGGGGTGGCCGGGGGCGTGGGACTCGGCATCGCCGGGACAATCTTCCCACTCGTCCTCTTTTCCGGCCAGAACGAGTTTAAGACTGTCCTCGAGACGGGAGCGGCCGCCGGTGCCGTCGTGCTGCTGCTGCTCGCCGCGGCGAAGATCTTCGCCAGCACCTGGTGCATGGCAACGCTCTTCAAGGGCGGGCCGATCTTTCCCCTGATCTTTGCGGGGGGCACGCTCGGACTCGCCGTAAACGCCCTCTTTCCAGCCGTTCCGCTCGCTGTCGCCGTCCCCGCCGTCATGGCAGGGATGATCGTCTGCGTGCTGAAGATGCCGGCCGCGGTGATCCCTATCGTGGCGGTGATCTTCCTGCAGTGGGAGATCCTGATCGTCGTCGCCATCGCCGCCCTGGCCGGGTACTACGCCACCCGGAGCGTCATGATGTTTCCTCCCGAGGGCGAAGGAGCGGGAAAATAA
- a CDS encoding radical SAM protein — MRLDYLRELEHCNLCEWRCGVNRLDGERGVCGIGIPEVAAAMLHPAPPASYTIFLAGCNFRCLNCQNWEIAHYPDTHETVRGFVDPGSMAEEALAAIRSLRGRLIGADRIFFSGGSPDPSLPFVEEVVREARRRDSGVKVNYDTNGFATEASLARVLAISTSITYDIKAYHDDVHRALTGAPVAPVLRNAAEIARNAPEKLWEFRFLVIPGITVNEVAPVAAFIADIDDELPFNLLAFRPNFVLERHPPAIQYLMEEAVREARSTGLVDVRVHGYPAVAGERPKERASPVRERGGELARSIAKRAGCPADFRDCGSCGLRQSCPIKRYRARRSV; from the coding sequence ATGAGGCTGGACTACCTCAGGGAACTGGAGCACTGCAACTTGTGCGAGTGGCGGTGCGGTGTCAACCGACTGGACGGGGAGCGGGGGGTCTGCGGGATCGGCATCCCCGAGGTCGCCGCCGCGATGCTCCATCCGGCACCGCCGGCGAGCTACACGATCTTCCTTGCCGGCTGCAACTTCCGGTGCCTCAATTGCCAGAACTGGGAGATCGCGCACTATCCCGACACCCATGAGACCGTCAGGGGGTTCGTGGATCCTGGGAGCATGGCAGAAGAAGCCCTGGCCGCCATCCGGTCGCTGAGGGGGAGGCTGATCGGTGCCGACCGGATATTCTTCAGCGGGGGATCACCCGACCCCTCGCTTCCTTTCGTGGAAGAGGTGGTGAGGGAGGCAAGGAGGCGGGACAGCGGGGTGAAGGTCAACTACGATACCAACGGCTTTGCGACCGAAGCATCCCTCGCACGGGTGCTCGCGATTTCCACCTCGATAACCTACGATATCAAGGCATACCACGACGACGTCCACCGGGCGTTGACCGGCGCTCCCGTCGCTCCGGTACTGAGAAATGCTGCTGAAATCGCACGGAATGCCCCGGAAAAACTCTGGGAGTTCCGGTTCCTCGTCATCCCGGGTATAACGGTGAACGAAGTTGCACCGGTAGCAGCGTTCATTGCGGATATCGACGATGAGCTCCCCTTCAACCTCCTTGCATTCCGCCCGAACTTCGTCCTCGAGCGCCACCCTCCCGCCATCCAGTACCTGATGGAGGAGGCGGTGCGGGAGGCACGGTCGACCGGTCTCGTGGACGTCAGGGTGCACGGGTACCCGGCGGTTGCCGGTGAGCGCCCAAAAGAGCGTGCATCGCCCGTGAGGGAAAGGGGAGGCGAACTTGCCCGGAGCATTGCAAAACGTGCCGGATGCCCCGCCGATTTCCGCGACTGCGGAAGCTGCGGGTTGCGGCAGAGCTGCCCGATCAAGCGGTACCGGGCGCGGAGATCGGTGTAA
- a CDS encoding aldo/keto reductase encodes MQYRTVPKNGDELSALGFGAMRLPTRFGRVDEARAIRQIRSAIDSGVNYLDTAYPYHNGESEKILGKTLRDGYRERVKIADKLPHWAVKAREDMDRILDLQLRRLETDCIDYYLLQSLDAKSWQKLIKLDVFAFLEAARDAGKIGNIGFSFHGDRKTFREIVDAYDWTFCQIQYNFLDEENQAGREGLEYAAAKNIAVMIMEPLRGGMLAAGLPKDVQAIYDASGIARSPAEWALRWIWDHPEVTVVLSGMNDEAHIAENIRTCEDALPGSLSDAEHAVVDAAAASYKSRIRVPCTGCAYCMPCPFGVNIPQCFHFYNQYYMAGNRMLTRGFYIAQVIGFDDHPANAAFCRNCGRCVAACPQGIAIPEELQKVSRDLDGWQTKLMKPLVKMMMTRQQKEE; translated from the coding sequence GTGCAGTATAGAACAGTGCCCAAGAACGGCGATGAGCTCTCCGCCCTCGGCTTCGGCGCCATGCGCCTTCCGACGCGTTTCGGCCGGGTAGACGAAGCCCGTGCGATCCGGCAGATCCGGAGCGCCATCGACAGCGGCGTCAACTACCTCGACACCGCCTACCCCTACCACAACGGCGAGAGCGAGAAGATCCTTGGAAAGACACTCCGGGACGGCTACCGGGAACGGGTTAAGATCGCCGACAAGCTCCCCCACTGGGCGGTCAAAGCCCGGGAGGATATGGACCGGATCCTCGACCTCCAGCTCCGGCGGCTCGAGACGGACTGCATCGACTACTACCTGCTCCAGTCGCTCGACGCGAAGTCTTGGCAGAAACTCATCAAACTGGATGTCTTCGCGTTTCTGGAGGCGGCGCGGGACGCAGGAAAGATCGGGAACATCGGCTTTTCCTTCCACGGCGACCGCAAAACCTTCCGGGAGATCGTCGACGCCTACGACTGGACGTTCTGCCAGATCCAGTACAACTTCCTCGATGAGGAGAACCAGGCGGGGAGGGAGGGGCTCGAGTACGCCGCCGCAAAGAACATCGCCGTTATGATCATGGAGCCCCTGCGGGGCGGGATGCTCGCCGCAGGCCTCCCGAAAGACGTGCAGGCGATCTACGACGCCTCCGGGATCGCCCGGTCCCCGGCGGAGTGGGCGCTCCGGTGGATCTGGGATCACCCGGAGGTGACGGTCGTCCTCTCGGGCATGAACGACGAAGCACATATCGCGGAGAACATCCGGACCTGCGAAGATGCCCTGCCCGGGTCCCTGAGCGATGCCGAGCACGCCGTGGTCGATGCGGCGGCGGCATCCTACAAGAGCAGGATACGGGTTCCCTGCACGGGATGCGCCTACTGCATGCCCTGCCCGTTCGGCGTCAACATCCCGCAGTGCTTCCACTTCTACAACCAGTATTACATGGCCGGCAACCGGATGCTGACCAGAGGGTTCTACATCGCCCAAGTAATCGGTTTCGACGATCACCCTGCAAACGCCGCCTTCTGCAGGAACTGCGGCAGGTGCGTCGCGGCGTGCCCCCAGGGGATTGCGATCCCTGAAGAACTGCAGAAGGTCTCACGTGACCTCGACGGCTGGCAGACAAAGCTCATGAAACCGCTTGTAAAGATGATGATGACGCGGCAACAAAAGGAGGAGTGA
- a CDS encoding TetR/AcrR family transcriptional regulator — protein MPHKETTRDKLLRAALYLFTTQGFHATPTAQISREAGVSTRILFRHFRDKETLVNEIYLSIKKEMAVTIRPFLPGSGSQTPFGHLSCGGSPTRRNGRF, from the coding sequence CTGCCCCACAAGGAGACGACCCGGGACAAACTCCTCCGCGCAGCGCTGTACCTCTTCACCACGCAGGGGTTTCACGCCACCCCGACGGCGCAGATCAGCCGTGAGGCGGGGGTTTCCACCAGGATCCTGTTTCGCCACTTCAGGGACAAGGAAACCCTGGTAAACGAGATCTACCTCTCCATCAAAAAGGAGATGGCGGTGACGATCCGGCCCTTCCTGCCAGGGAGCGGATCACAAACGCCCTTCGGACATTTATCATGTGGGGGCTCGCCCACCCGGAGGAACGGGCGTTTCTAA
- a CDS encoding protein-S-isoprenylcysteine O-methyltransferase, with protein MPVGHTAPAGARKSSASLPKMPGCQKWSDRRGRTTPRIPGLRNRTSGMEHRRLRFSLTEGFILHLRPGPVLQHAEPLVDYLVLGHPRFPSGTIMGRIRLPSPSTKPRPTPAHPIASLPYPGNLYAGHRGTSLHMEESIYQSVFLGLLILFLFVRAPYVYKSYTRETVVNMGSTVDRMLLLLTTIGMAALPLLYSLTPILAPFSVPMPDALRIAGGAVYLAALVLMLLILRELGGDWSMGVELKENHRLVTSGPYRFVRHPTYTAFTLMMAGQLFLTANWLVGIYGIAVWALFCVVRIPREEAMMLEEFGDEYRTYRDRTGILVPNISFFSQK; from the coding sequence ATGCCTGTCGGCCATACAGCCCCCGCCGGTGCCCGGAAAAGCAGCGCGAGCCTGCCAAAAATGCCCGGCTGTCAAAAATGGTCTGACCGCCGGGGGAGAACCACGCCCCGCATTCCTGGGTTGCGGAACCGAACGTCCGGTATGGAGCATCGCCGTTTGCGTTTTTCTCTCACCGAAGGATTCATTCTGCATCTTCGCCCCGGTCCCGTGCTGCAGCACGCCGAGCCCCTCGTCGACTATCTCGTCCTTGGTCATCCCCGGTTCCCTTCCGGCACGATCATGGGGCGGATCCGGCTGCCGAGCCCCTCGACCAAACCCCGCCCCACTCCTGCTCATCCAATCGCCTCCCTCCCGTATCCCGGGAACCTTTATGCCGGTCATCGAGGAACCTCTCTCCACATGGAAGAATCCATTTATCAGTCCGTTTTTCTCGGGCTCCTGATTCTCTTTTTGTTTGTCAGGGCACCCTATGTATACAAATCTTATACCCGGGAGACGGTGGTGAATATGGGCAGCACAGTGGACCGTATGCTTCTCCTGCTTACGACCATCGGGATGGCCGCCCTCCCGCTCCTCTACTCGCTCACACCGATCCTGGCGCCCTTCTCCGTCCCGATGCCCGACGCGCTCCGCATCGCAGGGGGCGCCGTCTATCTCGCTGCTCTCGTCCTCATGCTGCTGATACTCCGCGAACTCGGGGGAGACTGGTCCATGGGCGTGGAGCTCAAGGAGAACCACCGGCTCGTCACCTCCGGCCCCTACCGCTTTGTCCGCCACCCGACGTACACCGCCTTCACCCTCATGATGGCAGGCCAGCTCTTTCTCACCGCAAACTGGCTTGTCGGCATCTACGGCATCGCTGTATGGGCGCTGTTCTGTGTCGTCCGCATCCCCCGGGAGGAGGCGATGATGCTCGAGGAGTTCGGTGACGAGTACCGGACCTATCGGGACCGGACGGGTATTCTCGTGCCCAATATCTCGTTCTTTTCGCAAAAATAG
- a CDS encoding PAS domain S-box protein, with protein sequence MSTQSPSDAILIIDDDPARSGTLAGYLTGHGFKVLVAGNDEAGIRIARDAHPALILLDVSMPDMDGFETCRRLKADETTRDIPVICIIPRTATEEEKKTGFHAGAADYVTRPFQHEEVLARVTTHLRLRSMIRELREADARLRVLIDKLPIEFWALDSSLRYTMQNAVSRAHFGDVVGRRIEDLGLPPKVAALWLEQDERVLRGEVLRGEYERTLAGEKRAYENLVAPVSVDGTVVGIVGVALDVTDCKRAEEARESALAELRELETIINRSPAVVFLWRAVEGWPVEYVSGNVTQFGYTPADFMSGRILYARIIHPDDHERVAAEVSRYSREGRDKFVQEYRIITASGEVLWLDDRTWIRRDPDGTITHYQGIVIDITERRRAEEALQKARDELEHRVAERTAELARANRMLNILSACNQAVVRATEEPALLREICRIIVDVGDYPLVWIGFAEEDAARTVCPVAQSGFEDGYLDTAEITWADTERGRGPTSTAIRSGRPSIARDVRTDPNFAPWREEAIRRGYASSIALPLQGEGRVFGALNIYAAAPDAFHAEEVRLLEELTGDLAFGITSLRERTERRRAEKALRESEVRYRSLVELMPDAVIVHQDGTIVYVNPAGVRIGGGKSPEDFVGKPVYLFVHPDYRDHVAGQIRQMHQEGRGTPPFEERLLTVDGRPIDVEITAAPIHYQGLPSTLVVFRDITERKQAEDELRKTHRRLESTLKFIETVFSAVPIPFFYKDRDGRYIRVNDAFADVMGFTPDYYKGKTVMELWPGELAEMYHKKDLELMENPEKQIYEFHVRDKNGVIRPVIYGKNVFYDENGQIAGIVGAFQDITERKQAEDALHRHARDLARLHQKLQIANREANLYLDILTHDIGNTENVSNLYADLLIGSLEGEAVGYVKKLQRSIQKSIEILRTVSTIRRIHRESPELKPMDLDAVIRKVTEDFPGSTIHYEGAHQPIMADDLLSVVFTNLIGNAVKFGGPGVEIAVRVDERDGEVLVSVEDTGQGVPDDEKYAIFHRYEQQKRGVGEGLGLYLVQILIERYDGKVWVDDRVPGHPEEGAAFRLTLRSAPDRPSRPGEGGT encoded by the coding sequence ATGAGCACGCAATCCCCATCCGATGCAATTCTGATCATCGACGACGACCCTGCCAGATCGGGAACGCTCGCCGGGTACCTGACAGGTCATGGTTTTAAAGTGCTGGTGGCCGGTAACGACGAGGCAGGGATCCGGATAGCCAGGGACGCTCATCCCGCCCTCATCTTGCTGGACGTGTCGATGCCGGACATGGACGGTTTTGAGACGTGCCGCCGGTTGAAAGCAGACGAAACCACGCGGGACATCCCGGTGATCTGTATAATCCCCCGGACCGCGACGGAGGAGGAGAAAAAGACGGGATTTCACGCAGGGGCGGCGGACTATGTCACGAGGCCTTTTCAGCACGAGGAGGTTCTGGCACGCGTTACCACCCATCTGCGCCTGCGGAGTATGATACGCGAGCTTCGGGAGGCGGACGCCCGTCTGCGTGTACTGATCGACAAACTGCCTATCGAGTTCTGGGCCCTGGACAGCAGCCTGCGCTATACTATGCAGAATGCGGTCAGCCGTGCGCACTTCGGCGACGTAGTTGGCAGGCGGATCGAAGACCTGGGACTGCCACCGAAGGTTGCGGCCCTGTGGCTTGAGCAGGACGAGAGGGTGCTGCGGGGCGAAGTCCTCCGCGGGGAATACGAACGGACGCTGGCAGGCGAAAAAAGGGCGTACGAAAATCTAGTGGCTCCGGTCAGTGTTGATGGAACCGTCGTCGGCATTGTCGGTGTGGCACTGGACGTGACCGACTGTAAGCGGGCGGAGGAGGCGAGGGAGAGCGCTCTTGCAGAACTCCGGGAGCTGGAAACGATCATCAACCGGAGTCCGGCCGTTGTGTTTCTGTGGCGTGCGGTAGAGGGGTGGCCGGTCGAGTACGTATCCGGCAACGTCACCCAGTTCGGCTATACGCCGGCCGACTTCATGTCGGGCCGCATTCTCTACGCCCGGATCATCCACCCCGACGACCACGAACGGGTGGCAGCGGAGGTTTCCCGCTACAGCCGCGAAGGACGCGACAAGTTCGTTCAGGAGTACCGCATCATCACGGCATCCGGCGAAGTTCTCTGGCTTGACGATCGGACCTGGATCCGCCGTGATCCGGACGGAACCATCACCCACTACCAGGGGATCGTGATCGACATCACAGAGCGCAGGCGGGCGGAGGAGGCACTGCAAAAAGCCCGAGACGAGCTGGAACACCGGGTAGCAGAGCGTACCGCCGAGCTGGCCCGGGCCAACCGTATGCTCAACATCCTCAGCGCGTGCAACCAGGCCGTCGTACGGGCCACGGAAGAGCCCGCACTTCTGCGGGAGATCTGCCGTATCATCGTCGATGTGGGCGACTACCCCCTGGTATGGATCGGTTTTGCCGAAGAGGACGCCGCCCGGACGGTGTGCCCGGTAGCCCAGTCGGGTTTTGAGGACGGATATCTGGATACCGCCGAGATTACCTGGGCCGACACCGAGCGAGGCCGTGGGCCGACCAGCACGGCGATTCGTTCAGGCAGGCCCAGCATTGCCAGGGACGTCAGGACCGATCCCAACTTCGCTCCCTGGCGGGAAGAAGCGATCCGGCGCGGCTATGCGTCGTCCATCGCGCTGCCCCTGCAGGGCGAAGGCCGGGTCTTCGGCGCGCTGAACATCTATGCCGCAGCACCGGATGCCTTCCACGCCGAAGAAGTACGCCTGCTTGAGGAACTGACCGGCGATCTGGCGTTCGGCATCACGTCTCTGCGGGAACGAACCGAGCGCAGGCGGGCGGAAAAAGCGCTCCGGGAGAGCGAAGTGCGCTACCGGTCCCTCGTCGAGCTCATGCCGGATGCCGTCATCGTGCATCAGGACGGCACCATCGTCTACGTGAATCCTGCCGGCGTCCGGATTGGAGGCGGAAAGAGTCCCGAAGACTTCGTGGGCAAACCGGTTTACCTGTTCGTTCACCCCGATTACCGTGATCACGTCGCCGGGCAGATCCGCCAGATGCACCAGGAAGGCAGAGGTACCCCGCCATTCGAAGAGAGGCTCCTGACCGTCGACGGGCGGCCAATCGACGTTGAAATCACCGCAGCCCCCATACACTACCAGGGCCTGCCTTCGACGCTGGTTGTTTTCCGCGACATTACCGAGCGCAAGCAGGCGGAGGATGAGTTAAGAAAAACTCATCGCCGCCTTGAGAGTACTTTGAAATTTATCGAGACGGTCTTTTCAGCCGTTCCCATCCCCTTTTTTTATAAAGATAGGGACGGCCGCTATATCAGAGTAAACGATGCATTTGCCGACGTCATGGGTTTCACCCCCGATTATTATAAGGGAAAGACCGTGATGGAACTCTGGCCCGGTGAATTGGCGGAAATGTACCACAAAAAAGACCTGGAGCTGATGGAGAATCCCGAAAAACAGATCTATGAGTTCCATGTACGGGATAAGAACGGAGTGATCCGTCCGGTCATTTATGGTAAAAATGTCTTTTATGATGAAAACGGACAGATTGCAGGGATTGTAGGAGCTTTTCAGGACATCACCGAGCGCAAGCAGGCCGAGGATGCGCTCCATCGCCACGCCAGAGACCTCGCCCGGCTTCACCAGAAGCTGCAGATCGCAAACAGGGAGGCGAACCTCTACCTCGACATCCTCACCCACGACATCGGCAATACCGAGAACGTCTCGAACCTCTACGCCGACCTGCTCATCGGCTCTCTGGAGGGAGAAGCGGTCGGGTATGTGAAGAAACTTCAGCGCAGCATACAGAAGAGCATTGAGATCCTGCGCACCGTCTCCACCATCCGCCGGATCCACCGGGAATCCCCGGAGCTCAAGCCGATGGATCTCGATGCGGTCATCCGGAAGGTTACCGAGGACTTCCCGGGTAGCACCATCCACTACGAAGGGGCGCACCAACCAATCATGGCCGATGATCTCCTCTCTGTTGTCTTCACCAACCTTATCGGCAACGCCGTGAAGTTCGGCGGCCCCGGTGTCGAGATCGCAGTCCGCGTCGACGAACGGGATGGCGAGGTGCTGGTCTCGGTCGAGGATACCGGTCAGGGCGTCCCGGACGACGAGAAGTATGCGATCTTCCACCGTTACGAGCAGCAGAAACGGGGCGTCGGCGAAGGGCTCGGCCTGTATCTCGTGCAGATCCTCATCGAACGTTACGACGGGAAGGTCTGGGTCGACGACCGGGTGCCGGGCCACCCGGAGGAGGGGGCGGCGTTCCGGCTCACGCTGCGGAGTGCCCCGGACCGGCCGTCACGACCGGGAGAAGGCGGGACCTGA
- a CDS encoding PEGA domain-containing protein: MQFNQNNAGRILSALLILLTAAILISGCTDILFEPSESGSGSLAGAYSDYGYIQIWTCPSGASVYVNGEYLGETTDVDDLFVQVGSGSHKLEIYKQGYEPYLEYLYISPGETVARDIFLENNYYNPYPDSDPVWTPAPTWTWEPDPTYSGPVYVAPTRPIY, from the coding sequence ATGCAGTTCAATCAAAACAATGCTGGCAGGATCCTTTCCGCCCTGCTCATTCTCCTGACCGCCGCAATTCTCATATCAGGCTGTACTGACATCCTTTTTGAGCCATCAGAGAGCGGAAGCGGTTCCCTGGCGGGAGCGTATTCCGACTACGGGTACATCCAGATCTGGACGTGCCCTTCAGGGGCGTCCGTCTATGTCAACGGAGAGTACCTGGGGGAGACAACCGACGTGGATGACCTGTTCGTTCAGGTCGGTTCCGGATCGCATAAACTGGAGATATATAAACAGGGATACGAGCCATACCTCGAATACCTGTATATCAGTCCCGGCGAGACCGTGGCCAGGGATATCTTCCTTGAGAACAACTATTACAACCCGTATCCCGATTCCGACCCGGTATGGACACCTGCCCCGACATGGACATGGGAGCCTGACCCGACTTATTCGGGCCCAGTGTACGTGGCACCCACCCGTCCCATATATTAA
- a CDS encoding HEPN domain-containing protein: MRWKECLDRGLIRSAPGAQERVPGSLESAARFLRAAEKNVVIEEYEMAHLAAYNSAFHSVRAFLYAAGYVERSHACLVTAVRYAAGDDPEVADLLNAFDKLRIARHNVQYSGSLVCEEEAAFCTRLACQAFDLARRRLG; the protein is encoded by the coding sequence ATGAGGTGGAAGGAGTGCCTCGACAGGGGTCTCATCCGCTCCGCTCCCGGGGCACAGGAGCGTGTCCCCGGGTCACTCGAATCCGCGGCACGGTTCCTGCGGGCTGCGGAGAAGAACGTGGTGATCGAAGAGTACGAGATGGCTCACCTCGCTGCGTACAACAGCGCGTTCCATAGCGTCCGGGCGTTTCTGTATGCCGCAGGCTACGTCGAACGGAGCCACGCCTGTCTGGTTACTGCAGTGCGGTATGCGGCAGGTGACGACCCTGAAGTTGCAGATCTGCTGAACGCTTTCGACAAACTGCGGATCGCCAGACACAACGTTCAGTACAGCGGATCGCTTGTCTGCGAAGAGGAAGCGGCGTTCTGCACCCGGCTGGCCTGCCAGGCTTTCGACCTTGCCCGACGGCGGTTAGGATAA